Proteins encoded within one genomic window of Eleutherodactylus coqui strain aEleCoq1 chromosome 1, aEleCoq1.hap1, whole genome shotgun sequence:
- the LOC136591032 gene encoding zinc finger protein 420-like, whose translation MSDSRGHLLLSACYEVEERQSQIGKKTIGHKLGKTLQCSKRGKPFKTKSNFSTQKIHRVERLFSCPECGKCFTHNSAVVEHLRIHTGEKPFSCPECGKCFTQKSAVVEHLRIHTGEKPFSCPVCGEWFTKKSAVVEHQKIHAGEESFSCSECAEWFTKKSALVEHQKIHAGEKSFSCPECGEYFTQKSALVEHQRTHKGEKPFTCPECGKRFIQKSALVEHQKIHTGEKSFSCPECGECFTQKSAVAEHQRIHTEEKPFSCSECGKCFTYKSQLVRHQRIHTGEKPFLCSECGRSFKLKQHLEKHQRIHTGEKPFSCSECGKCFPHKSYLVEHQKIHTGEKTFSCPECGKCFTQKSNLVTHLRLHTGEKPFSCHECGKCFTQKSHLVEHQRIHTGEKPFSCFECGKWFTYKSQFLVHQKIHTAGKSFTQKSHLEKDQKINTGKKLFSCCECGKWFKTQSQLTRHQRIHTGEKPFSCPECEKCFNQKTHLVEHQRIHKADKQFSCSKCGKCFTHKSNLVKHQRIHTGKKS comes from the coding sequence ATGAGCGActcccggggacatctcctgttGTCTGCCTGTTATGAAGTAGAAGaaaggcaatcacagattggCAAAAAAACTATTggacataaactgggaaaaactCTTCAATGTTCTAAACGTGGGAAACCTTTTAAAACAAAATCTAATTTTTCCACACAAAAAATTCACAGAGTTGAAAGattattttcatgtcctgaatgtgggaaatgttttacccataaCTCAGCTGTCGTGGAacatctgagaattcacacaggagagaaaccattttcatgccctgaatgtgggaaatgttttacccagaaatccgCTGTTGTGGAacatctgagaattcacacaggagagaagccattttcatgccctGTATGCGGGGAATGGTTTACAAAGAAATCAGCTGTTGtggaacatcagaaaattcacgcGGGAGAAGAAtctttttcatgttctgaatgtgcaGAATGGTTTACCAAGAAATCCGCTCTTGtggaacatcagaaaattcacgctggagagaagtcattttcatgtcctgaatgcgGGGAGTATTTTACCCAGAAATCCGCTCTTGtggaacatcagagaactcacaaaggagagaagccatttacatgtcctgaatgtgggaaacgttttatccAGAAATCCGCTCTTGtggaacatcagaaaattcacacgggagagaagtcattttcatgtcctgaatgtggggagtgttttacccagaaatcagcTGTTGCggaacatcaaagaattcacacggaagagaagccgttttcatgttctgaatgtgggaaatgttttacctatAAATCACAGCTTGTacgacatcagagaattcacacaggggagaagccatttttatgctcTGAATGTGGGAGGAGTTTTAAGCTTAAGCAGCATCttgagaaacatcagagaattcacacaggagagaagccattttcatgttctgaatgtggaaaatgttttcccCATAAATCATATCTTGTGGAACAtcaaaaaattcacacaggagaaaagaccTTTTCATGTCCTGAgtgcgggaaatgttttacccagaaatcaaatcttgtgacCCATCTAAGAttgcacacaggagagaagccattttcatgtcatgaatgtgggaaatgttttacccaaaaatcacatcttgtggaacatcagcgaattcacacaggggagaagccattttcatgttttgaATGTGGAAAATGGTTTACCTATAAATCACAGTTTTTggtacatcagaaaattcacacagcgGGGAAATCttttacccagaaatcacatcttgAGAAAGATCAGAAAATTAACACAGGGAAGAAGCTATTTTCATGTTGTGAATGTGGAAAATGGTTTAAAACTCAATCACAACTtactagacatcagagaattcacacaggggagaagccattttcatgtcctgaatgtgaaaaatgttttaacCAGAAAACACATCTTGtggaacatcagagaattcacaaggCGGACAAACAGTTTTCATGCTCCAAATGCGGGAAGTGTTTTACccataaatcaaatcttgttaaacatcagagaattcacacaggaaagaagtCCTAA